Proteins encoded together in one Micromonospora kangleipakensis window:
- a CDS encoding DNRLRE domain-containing protein has protein sequence MLSGNRATYPEVRPDVDLVVEVLPAGFRYFLTVKTPQAAAGLAKVAMPWRTGGLARTAAAPGSVLRYAAASGAKVVVSPAEMWDASVSPRTGEHARRAPVGVAVQGDGDAADLVLTPDPALLADPAVKYPITIDPSINLNPSFDAFVQDTYSSDQSGDEDLKLGWNDDASEGCGSGCTARSFLSFSGLSGYNGATVVSAELFLWNYHSWSCTAAAWESWRTSSVSTATRWTSQPSWVEQDGSSTGTKGYGGCADGWVSVSVKKTFQAAFSAGASSAAVGLRADSESNHNGWKRFRSSEASSGRPYVTLVYNRTPNAPTTQTIDSCYTACSSPAIVRSGTPTISAKVSDPDGGTLRTEYEVYDNAKTTLKAKSGTAVTGVSSGTARPWRIVPLSGTRLPDGVYNWRARACDSYVCGGYSGWFTFTIDTTDPSLPTVSSTSYPEKATGTWSGGPGQAGNFVFGANGATEISEYVYTLNGGPSVTVPAGTATASQKLTTNQRYVSTDLTGFSSGSALISRTTSLGHSGSDSLSVRPAPGLNFPSLSYAGFSSENGFQAGMQAGRRYTLSGWIYVPSATRQLANYSYSLRIGFSYSDEDGGQLVLSTRAASIDKWEQLSVTVTLPAGATAAGVRLYNGTPGVDPVTGTATSRPVYFDDLSLVEEGGLTRSIMPNKDGVNVLEVKSRNAAGATSDPRVYQFLVTPSTGSWNWTLDENSGSTAASVPGTRPATLSASGASWTSPGHVGAAALTLDGTGSATIGVPVLDTANPAGFTVAAWVRKSATGGAVRTAVSQDGTDISMFRLGYREDRDLNADGANDPAWCFSVAWGDSPFSSEDVACTTDYVVDDDWVSLVGVYDNISGQLRLYANGTPDFGGTLATASVSRSAWSATGSFAMGRGLASTAPAEYWTGDLDHVYASQYVWTETEIVQHAIA, from the coding sequence GTGCTGTCCGGCAACCGCGCGACCTACCCGGAGGTGCGTCCGGACGTGGACCTCGTCGTGGAGGTTCTGCCGGCGGGGTTCCGGTATTTCCTGACGGTGAAGACGCCGCAGGCGGCCGCCGGCTTGGCGAAGGTGGCGATGCCGTGGCGTACGGGCGGTTTGGCGCGGACGGCGGCCGCGCCGGGGAGCGTGCTGCGTTACGCGGCTGCGTCGGGCGCCAAGGTTGTGGTGTCGCCGGCGGAGATGTGGGACGCCTCAGTCTCGCCCCGGACGGGCGAGCACGCGCGGCGGGCGCCGGTGGGGGTGGCCGTCCAGGGTGACGGCGACGCCGCCGATCTGGTGCTCACCCCGGATCCGGCGCTCCTCGCCGATCCCGCCGTGAAGTACCCGATCACCATCGACCCGTCGATCAACCTGAACCCGTCGTTCGACGCCTTCGTGCAGGACACCTACTCGTCGGACCAGTCGGGGGACGAGGACCTGAAGCTCGGCTGGAACGATGACGCCAGTGAGGGTTGTGGTTCCGGCTGCACCGCCCGTTCGTTCCTGAGTTTCAGCGGCCTGAGCGGCTACAACGGCGCCACCGTTGTCTCCGCTGAGCTTTTCCTGTGGAACTACCACTCGTGGTCTTGCACCGCGGCGGCGTGGGAGTCGTGGCGGACCTCGTCGGTCAGCACGGCGACCCGGTGGACGAGCCAGCCGAGCTGGGTCGAGCAGGACGGCTCCTCGACCGGGACGAAGGGCTACGGCGGCTGCGCCGACGGTTGGGTCTCCGTGTCGGTGAAGAAGACCTTCCAGGCCGCGTTCAGCGCCGGCGCCTCCTCCGCGGCGGTGGGCCTGCGTGCCGACAGCGAGAGCAACCACAACGGGTGGAAGCGGTTCCGGTCCTCCGAGGCGTCCTCCGGGCGGCCGTACGTGACGCTCGTCTACAACCGCACCCCCAACGCGCCGACCACCCAGACCATCGACTCGTGCTACACGGCTTGCAGCTCGCCGGCGATCGTCCGCTCGGGCACGCCGACCATTTCGGCGAAGGTGTCCGACCCCGACGGTGGGACGCTGCGCACCGAGTACGAGGTCTACGACAATGCGAAGACCACCCTGAAAGCCAAGTCCGGCACAGCGGTCACCGGCGTGAGCTCCGGCACCGCCAGGCCTTGGCGGATCGTGCCGCTGTCCGGGACCAGGCTGCCGGACGGGGTGTACAACTGGCGGGCCAGGGCGTGTGACTCGTACGTCTGCGGCGGCTACTCGGGCTGGTTCACCTTCACCATCGACACGACCGATCCGTCGCTGCCCACCGTCTCGAGCACGTCCTACCCGGAGAAGGCGACCGGGACGTGGAGCGGCGGGCCGGGCCAGGCGGGCAACTTCGTCTTCGGCGCCAACGGCGCCACTGAGATCAGCGAGTACGTCTACACCCTGAACGGCGGCCCGTCCGTCACGGTTCCGGCAGGCACCGCGACCGCCAGCCAAAAGCTGACCACCAACCAGCGGTACGTCTCCACCGACCTGACCGGCTTCTCGAGCGGCTCTGCTCTCATCTCGAGAACTACGTCGCTCGGCCACTCGGGCTCGGACTCCCTGTCTGTCCGGCCGGCCCCGGGCCTCAACTTTCCCTCGCTCAGCTACGCCGGCTTCAGCAGCGAGAACGGGTTCCAGGCCGGTATGCAGGCCGGCAGGCGGTACACGCTCTCGGGCTGGATCTACGTGCCGTCCGCCACCCGCCAGCTGGCCAATTACAGCTACAGCCTCCGCATCGGATTTAGCTACTCCGACGAAGACGGTGGACAACTGGTGCTGTCCACCAGAGCCGCGTCGATCGACAAGTGGGAACAGCTGAGCGTCACGGTCACCCTGCCGGCCGGCGCGACGGCGGCCGGTGTCCGCCTCTACAACGGGACGCCCGGTGTCGACCCGGTCACCGGGACGGCTACGTCCCGGCCGGTCTACTTCGACGATCTGTCCCTAGTCGAGGAGGGTGGCCTGACTCGTAGCATCATGCCCAACAAGGATGGGGTGAACGTGCTCGAGGTGAAGTCCCGTAACGCCGCCGGCGCTACCTCGGACCCGCGCGTCTATCAGTTCTTGGTCACGCCGAGCACCGGGTCGTGGAACTGGACGCTGGACGAGAATTCCGGATCGACCGCTGCGTCGGTGCCGGGCACTCGCCCGGCGACGCTGAGCGCCTCCGGGGCGTCCTGGACGAGCCCTGGCCATGTCGGCGCCGCTGCCCTGACTCTTGACGGCACCGGCAGCGCCACCATCGGAGTGCCCGTGCTCGACACGGCCAACCCTGCCGGCTTCACGGTCGCCGCCTGGGTTCGCAAGTCTGCAACCGGCGGGGCCGTCCGTACGGCGGTCTCCCAGGACGGTACCGACATCTCGATGTTCCGCCTGGGCTACCGCGAGGACCGCGACCTTAACGCCGATGGCGCAAACGATCCCGCTTGGTGTTTCTCGGTGGCGTGGGGTGACTCTCCCTTTTCGAGTGAGGACGTTGCCTGCACCACCGACTACGTGGTGGACGACGACTGGGTGAGTTTGGTCGGTGTCTACGACAACATCTCCGGCCAGCTGCGGCTTTACGCGAACGGCACTCCCGACTTTGGTGGGACGCTCGCCACGGCATCGGTCAGTAGGAGTGCTTGGTCCGCTACAGGTTCTTTCGCCATGGGCCGGGGCCTGGCGAGCACGGCCCCGGCCGAGTACTGGACCGGCGATCTGGACCACGTCTACGCGAGCCAGTACGTCTGGACCGAGACAGAGATCGTGCAGCACGCCATCGCCTAG